A window of the Virgibacillus pantothenticus genome harbors these coding sequences:
- a CDS encoding AzlD domain-containing protein — MIWIIIIGMAIVTMIPRIIPAFIVEKLQFRDWVNRWLSAIPYAALGALIFPGIMSVKADQPHLGMFGGIVAIVLAYLGVHIILVVIAAIATVYLLT, encoded by the coding sequence ATGATTTGGATCATTATTATTGGTATGGCGATAGTGACAATGATACCAAGAATAATACCTGCTTTTATAGTAGAGAAACTGCAGTTCCGTGATTGGGTCAATCGGTGGTTGAGTGCCATTCCATATGCTGCATTAGGGGCGCTGATTTTTCCGGGGATTATGTCCGTAAAAGCAGATCAACCGCATCTCGGCATGTTTGGTGGCATTGTTGCTATCGTGTTGGCATACTTGGGTGTTCATATTATTTTAGTCGTTATCGCAGCCATTGCAACAGTATATTTGCTGACGTAG
- a CDS encoding AzlC family ABC transporter permease, translating into MMQKGFAKGFPIMVGYIPIAITYGVLAKQAGMSLTELTLMSMLVFAGASQFMGANMIAVGAGAIEIIVATFVLNFRHFVMSLSFMNRLRGSALKWKLPMSMGLTDETFAVTAIHPKEANMKNGMFFYAGIMVTAYFSWVAGSFLGGVVGEIIPERLSQSMGIALYAMFIGLLVPSVKKNKKIALIAVLAMLINALCVQLGMSTGWAIVLGTIIGGSAGIFLLKEEQA; encoded by the coding sequence ATGATGCAAAAAGGGTTTGCAAAAGGCTTCCCAATCATGGTCGGGTATATTCCGATAGCGATTACTTACGGTGTATTAGCGAAACAAGCAGGAATGTCGCTAACAGAATTAACGTTAATGAGTATGCTTGTATTTGCTGGGGCAAGCCAATTTATGGGAGCAAATATGATTGCTGTAGGCGCTGGTGCTATTGAAATTATCGTTGCTACTTTTGTACTTAATTTCCGACATTTTGTAATGAGCTTATCTTTTATGAATCGCTTACGAGGTTCAGCGTTAAAATGGAAACTACCGATGTCCATGGGACTAACGGATGAAACGTTCGCCGTGACTGCAATTCATCCGAAAGAAGCGAACATGAAGAATGGGATGTTTTTTTATGCTGGCATTATGGTAACTGCTTATTTTTCATGGGTAGCTGGCTCTTTTCTTGGAGGGGTAGTAGGAGAAATTATTCCAGAAAGATTAAGCCAAAGCATGGGAATCGCCCTCTATGCTATGTTTATTGGTCTTTTAGTTCCCTCTGTTAAGAAAAATAAAAAGATTGCTCTCATTGCTGTGTTAGCAATGCTCATTAATGCTTTATGTGTGCAGCTTGGAATGAGTACGGGGTGGGCAATTGTGTTAGGAACCATTATAGGCGGTTCGGCTGGAATATTTCTTCTGAAGGAGGAACAAGCATGA
- the nhaC gene encoding Na+/H+ antiporter NhaC — MFPIQPKHQPTLLGAITFFIITISLISYFIIQLGTNPHIPIILAIFLLMAYGLFQKIPFTDLQSGLVEGARTGMGAVFLFFLIGILISSWMISGTIPALIDLGFSFIGTTWFYAVVFSITAIIGVSMGSSLTTTATIGVAFIGMGDALEASMAITAGAIVSGAFFGDKMSPLSDTTNLASTVVGVDLFDHIKHISLTTIPAFLISFVLFAWLSPEASSSAIGSGKAYQVALDATNLIHWTSWVPLLLLIVCTYFRVPAFISISLSSLVATGFAAFTSGLAWGDIWSIWFNGYTATTDFEPVNELLTKGGINSMLFTISLVILALGFGGLLFVTGIIPALLSSLQEKLTRIRSIVVSTAATAIGVNILIGEQYLSIMLTGETFKSIYTKAKLPKKVLSRTLEDAGTVINPLVPWSVCGVFIADVLGVPVLTYLPFAFFCLLSPIITMIFSGKSYESAGKKTN, encoded by the coding sequence ATGTTTCCAATCCAACCGAAACATCAACCTACTTTGCTAGGAGCAATTACCTTTTTTATTATCACTATCAGTTTAATTAGCTACTTTATCATACAATTGGGAACAAACCCACATATCCCCATTATTTTAGCTATTTTTCTATTAATGGCATATGGGCTGTTTCAAAAGATTCCTTTTACTGATTTACAATCTGGATTAGTTGAAGGTGCTAGAACAGGTATGGGAGCCGTATTTCTATTTTTTCTCATTGGAATTTTAATCAGCAGTTGGATGATTAGTGGTACCATCCCCGCACTGATTGATCTTGGATTTTCTTTTATTGGTACTACTTGGTTTTATGCGGTTGTGTTCTCTATTACAGCAATAATTGGTGTTTCCATGGGAAGTTCATTAACAACAACAGCTACAATTGGTGTTGCCTTTATTGGAATGGGGGATGCACTTGAAGCCTCGATGGCGATTACAGCAGGAGCAATCGTTTCTGGAGCGTTTTTTGGGGATAAAATGTCGCCTCTTTCCGATACAACCAATCTTGCTTCTACCGTAGTTGGTGTAGATCTGTTTGATCACATTAAACATATAAGCTTAACAACCATCCCTGCGTTTCTTATTTCATTTGTTTTATTTGCCTGGCTATCACCAGAAGCTTCTTCATCAGCAATTGGGAGCGGAAAAGCGTACCAAGTGGCATTAGACGCAACCAATTTAATCCATTGGACTTCTTGGGTACCGCTTCTGTTATTAATTGTTTGTACGTATTTTCGGGTTCCAGCTTTTATTTCCATTTCATTGAGCAGCCTTGTGGCAACAGGTTTTGCCGCTTTTACAAGTGGTCTTGCGTGGGGTGACATTTGGAGCATTTGGTTTAACGGTTATACAGCTACGACAGATTTTGAACCAGTTAACGAGCTGCTTACAAAGGGTGGAATTAACAGCATGTTATTTACTATCTCCCTTGTTATATTAGCTTTAGGTTTTGGTGGGTTACTGTTTGTAACCGGGATTATTCCAGCATTGCTTTCTTCGTTGCAGGAAAAATTAACACGAATTCGTTCTATCGTTGTGTCAACAGCCGCAACTGCGATTGGAGTAAATATTTTAATTGGAGAACAATATCTTTCGATCATGTTAACAGGAGAAACATTTAAAAGCATCTATACAAAAGCCAAACTACCGAAAAAAGTGTTATCGCGCACATTAGAAGATGCCGGGACGGTTATTAATCCCCTGGTGCCATGGAGTGTTTGTGGAGTATTCATTGCCGATGTACTTGGTGTTCCTGTTCTTACTTACTTACCATTCGCCTTTTTCTGCTTATTAAGTCCAATTATTACCATGATCTTCAGCGGAAAATCGTATGAGTCTGCAGGTAAAAAGACAAATTAA